From Streptomyces sp. TLI_105, the proteins below share one genomic window:
- a CDS encoding MFS transporter, whose product MPLALLALAVSAFGIGTTEFVMMGLLPQVADDLGTSVPTAGYLVSAYAIGVVVGAPLLTALGSRIPRKRMLLLLMALFTVGNLASALAPGFGWLLAGRVLAGLPHGAFFGLGAVVAARLVHEDRQARAVATMFLGLTVANILGVPAATLLGQHLGWRATFLVVSAIGLLAMAALARLVPHVPVDGRQGLGREVRALGRPQVLLGLLTAVFGFAGVFAVYSYLASMTTEVMGFGDSTVTIVLALFGLGMTGGALAAGPLTDRALRPTLYGSLAALVLALVAFRFTVHVPWLALVTVVVLGAVGFMTTTPLQMLVMNKAKDAPTLASASNHSAFNLANAGGAWAGGAAVAAGWGWTSPTLVGAGLTAVGLLIAAVAGLLDRPGTGKGASRVVAGSLPAADRAVQPERAG is encoded by the coding sequence ATGCCCCTGGCGCTGCTCGCGCTCGCCGTCTCCGCCTTCGGCATCGGCACCACCGAATTCGTGATGATGGGCCTGCTCCCGCAGGTCGCCGACGACCTCGGCACCTCCGTCCCCACCGCCGGGTACCTCGTCTCGGCGTACGCGATCGGAGTGGTCGTCGGCGCCCCGCTCCTCACGGCGCTCGGCTCGCGGATCCCGCGCAAGCGGATGCTCCTGCTGCTCATGGCCCTCTTCACGGTCGGCAACCTCGCCTCCGCGCTCGCCCCCGGCTTCGGCTGGCTCCTCGCCGGTCGGGTCCTCGCCGGGCTCCCGCACGGCGCGTTCTTCGGCCTCGGAGCGGTCGTCGCCGCCCGGCTCGTGCACGAGGACCGGCAGGCGCGGGCGGTCGCCACGATGTTCCTCGGCCTCACCGTCGCCAACATCCTCGGCGTGCCGGCCGCGACCCTGCTCGGCCAGCACCTCGGCTGGCGGGCCACCTTCCTCGTGGTCTCCGCGATCGGCCTGCTCGCCATGGCCGCGCTCGCCCGCCTCGTCCCGCACGTCCCCGTGGACGGGCGGCAGGGCCTCGGCCGCGAGGTGCGCGCCCTCGGCAGGCCGCAGGTGCTGCTCGGTCTGCTCACGGCCGTCTTCGGCTTCGCGGGCGTCTTCGCCGTCTACTCGTACCTCGCCTCGATGACGACCGAGGTGATGGGCTTCGGCGACTCCACCGTCACGATCGTCCTCGCCCTCTTCGGCCTCGGCATGACCGGCGGGGCGCTCGCCGCCGGACCGCTGACCGACCGGGCGCTGCGCCCCACGCTGTACGGCTCGCTCGCGGCCCTCGTCCTCGCCCTGGTCGCCTTCCGCTTCACCGTCCACGTGCCCTGGCTGGCGCTCGTCACGGTCGTCGTGCTCGGCGCGGTCGGCTTCATGACGACCACCCCGCTCCAGATGCTGGTCATGAACAAGGCGAAGGACGCCCCGACGCTCGCCTCCGCCTCCAACCACTCCGCCTTCAACCTCGCCAACGCGGGCGGCGCCTGGGCCGGCGGGGCCGCCGTCGCCGCCGGCTGGGGCTGGACCTCCCCGACCCTCGTCGGCGCGGGCCTCACCGCCGTCGGCCTCCTGATCGCGGCCGTGGCGGGCCTCCTCGACCGCCCCGGCACGGGGAAGGGGGCCTCCCGCGTCGTCGCGGGAAGCCTCCCGGCCGCCGACCGGGCCGTTCAGCCGGAACGAGCCGGCTGA
- a CDS encoding endonuclease/exonuclease/phosphatase family protein: MARVDMTETDHGGAGSGRPRSRFRTALDGLRRDPGIWRRGILLALTAVALTLFMVFHSDIPNRIGNLGSLTETFLPWLGVFVPLLLVLALVRRSATALIALLLPAAVWLNLFGGLVADKSAPGGDLTVATHNVNADNTDPEGTARLLAASGVDVLALEELKGDMVPVYEKGLAETYPYHSVQGTVGLWSKLPLRAAQPVDIHMGWTRAMRASIVTPKGEVAVYVAHLPSVRVKLNAGFTANQRDTSANALGEAIADDRHERIVLLGDLNGTMNDRALNAVTSQLRSTQGAAGDGFGFSWPASFPMARIDQIMVKGVEPMSSWALPETMSDHLPVAARVKL; encoded by the coding sequence ATGGCGCGGGTGGACATGACGGAGACCGACCACGGCGGCGCGGGGAGCGGGCGCCCCCGGTCCCGGTTCCGGACCGCGCTCGACGGGCTCCGCCGCGATCCCGGGATCTGGCGCCGGGGCATCCTGCTCGCCCTGACCGCCGTGGCGCTCACCCTGTTCATGGTGTTCCACTCGGACATCCCCAACCGGATCGGCAACCTGGGCAGCCTCACCGAGACCTTCCTGCCCTGGCTCGGCGTCTTCGTGCCGCTCCTGCTGGTGCTCGCCCTCGTGCGCCGCTCCGCGACCGCGCTGATCGCCCTGCTGCTGCCGGCCGCGGTGTGGCTCAACCTCTTCGGCGGTCTCGTCGCCGACAAGTCGGCCCCGGGCGGCGACCTGACCGTCGCCACCCACAACGTGAACGCCGACAACACCGACCCCGAGGGCACGGCCCGCCTCCTTGCCGCCTCCGGCGTCGACGTGCTCGCCCTGGAGGAGCTGAAGGGCGACATGGTCCCGGTCTACGAGAAGGGCCTCGCCGAGACCTACCCGTACCACTCCGTCCAGGGCACGGTCGGCCTCTGGAGCAAGCTGCCGCTGCGGGCCGCGCAGCCCGTCGACATCCACATGGGCTGGACCCGCGCCATGCGCGCCTCGATCGTCACGCCGAAGGGCGAGGTGGCCGTGTACGTCGCCCACCTCCCGTCCGTCCGGGTCAAGCTGAACGCCGGCTTCACCGCCAACCAGCGCGACACCAGCGCCAACGCCCTCGGCGAGGCCATCGCCGACGACCGGCACGAGCGGATCGTCCTCCTCGGCGACCTCAACGGCACCATGAACGACCGCGCCCTCAACGCCGTCACCTCGCAGCTGCGCTCCACCCAGGGCGCGGCGGGCGACGGCTTCGGCTTCAGCTGGCCGGCCTCGTTCCCGATGGCCCGGATCGACCAGATCATGGTCAAGGGCGTGGAGCCGATGTCCTCCTGGGCGCTGCCGGAGACGATGAGCGACCACCTTCCGGTCGCCGCCCGTGTGAAGCTCTGA